GGATCTGCTCTGACGTATGGGTCAAGGCCGTTCGAATATGGGCGGGCATGTCATCCGGTCCCTCGGTGCTGTGAACGTAGTGATTGCCCTCTGGGACCAGCTTGGCCAAAAAGTTTTCTAAGTCCACCAATACATCAGGGTCTGCATTTTCTTGAATAATCAAGCTCGCCGACGTGTGGCGCAGAAAGAGCGTGCACAGGCCCTGCTGAATCCCTGATTCAGCCACAACGGCCTCAATTTTTGAGGTGATTTTGACCAGAGACTGGCCGCTCGTGGACAGTCGAAGGCGCTGCTGATACTGTTTCATCCAAAATCTTTGCTTAGGAATCGGCGCGATCGCCCTCACGGGCTGTCGGCTCTGGGTCGGCGACCGCCGCAGAGGTTTCTGGGTCTGGGGCTGATTGGGGGGCAGATTCACTAGAGGCGATCGCCTCCGAGCCAGCGTCCTCCGCAGCCACTCCCTCCGCTTCAGAGAGATTTTCTGCCAACTCCTCTGAAGCTTCCGGCGCTTCCGGCTCCAGCGTCTCGGCTTCTTGCTCCAGCCACGGCGA
This genomic stretch from Geitlerinema sp. PCC 7407 harbors:
- a CDS encoding secondary thiamine-phosphate synthase enzyme YjbQ codes for the protein MKQYQQRLRLSTSGQSLVKITSKIEAVVAESGIQQGLCTLFLRHTSASLIIQENADPDVLVDLENFLAKLVPEGNHYVHSTEGPDDMPAHIRTALTHTSEQIPVAQGRLVLGTWQGVYLWEHRRHRQSRELVVHIIGE